One region of Kogia breviceps isolate mKogBre1 chromosome 17, mKogBre1 haplotype 1, whole genome shotgun sequence genomic DNA includes:
- the PLAG1 gene encoding zinc finger protein PLAG1 isoform X2: MATHSPEKTHKCNYCEKMFHRKDHLKNHLHTHDPNKETFTCEECGKNYNTKLGFKRHLALHAATSGDLTCKVCLQAFESTGVLLEHLKSHAGKSSGGVKEKRHQCEHCDRRFYTRKDVRRHMVVHTGRKDFLCQYCAQRFGRKDHLTRHMKKSHTQELRKVKTEPVDFLDPFTCNVSVPIKDELLPVMSLPSSELLSKPFPNTLQLNLYNAPFQSMQSSGPAHQMVTTLPLGMTCPIDMDAVRPAHHLSFKYPFSSTSYAISIPEKEQPLKGEIESYLMELQGSVPPAPQDSQASSSKLALEPQIGSLDDGAGDLSLSKSSISIGEPLNPAALDFSQLFNFIPLSGPPYNPISVGSLGVGPPPQEEAHSSAAQLPPQAQELPDPASTIGLGSLHSLSAAFTSSLSSSTTLPRFHQAFQ; this comes from the coding sequence ATGGCCACGCACTCTCCCGAGAAAACCCACAAGTGTAATTACTGTGAGAAAATGTTCCACCGGAAGGACCACCTGAAGAACCACCTGCACACACACGACCCCAACAAAGAGACGTTCACGTGCGAAGAGTGCGGCAAGAACTACAACACCAAGCTCGGGTTCAAGCGGCACCTGGCCCTGCACGCGGCCACGAGCGGCGACCTCACCTGCAAGGTGTGCCTGCAGGCGTTCGAGAGCACGGGCGTGCTGCTGGAGCACCTGAAGTCGCACGCGGGCAAGTCGTCGGGGGGCGTGAAGGAGAAGAGGCACCAGTGCGAGCACTGCGACCGCCGCTTCTACACGCGCAAGGACGTGCGCAGACACATGGTGGTGCACACGGGCCGGAAGGACTTCCTCTGCCAGTACTGCGCGCAGAGGTTCGGGCGCAAGGACCACCTGACGCGGCACATGAAGAAGAGCCACACCCAGGAGCTGCGGAAGGTCAAGACGGAGCCCGTGGACTTCCTGGACCCCTTCACCTGCAACGTCTCGGTGCCCATCAAGGACGAGCTCCTCCCGGTGATGTCCCTGCCTTCCAGCGAACTGTTGTCGAAGCCGTTCCCGAACACGCTGCAGCTGAACCTCTACAACGCTCCGTTCCAGTCCATGCAGAGCTCGGGGCCCGCCCACCAGATGGTCACGACCCTGCCTTTGGGCATGACGTGCCCGATAGACATGGACGCTGTCCGCCCCGCTCACCACCTTTCCTTCAAGTACCCGTTCAGTTCTACCTCATACGCGATTTCCATCCCCGAAAAGGAACAGCCGCTGAAGGGGGAGATCGAGAGCTACCTGATGGAACTGCAAGGCAGCGTGCCCCCCGCTCCCCAGGACTCCCAGGCATCGTCGTCGAAACTGGCGTTGGAGCCGCAGATCGGGTCGCTGGACGACGGCGCGGGGGACCTGTCCCTGTCAAAGAGCTCGATTTCCATCGGCGAGCCCCTGAACCCAGCAGCGTTGGACTTCTCTCAGCTGTTTAATTTCATACCGCTCAGCGGGCCCCCCTATAACCCCATTTCGGTGGGGAGCCTTGGGGTGGGCCCTCCCCCCCAGGAGGAGGCGCATTCTTCCGCGGCGCAGCTCCCGCCCCAAGCCCAGGAGCTTCCGGATCCTGCCAGCACCATAGGTCTGGGCTCTCTGCACTCACTGTCAGCAGCTTTCACCAGTAGTTTAAGCTCGAGCACAACGCTGCCGCGTTTCCATCAGGCTTTTCAGTAG
- the PLAG1 gene encoding zinc finger protein PLAG1 isoform X1 produces the protein MATVIPGDLSEVRDTQKVPSGKRKRGETKPRKNFPCQLCDKAFNSVEKLKVHSYSHTGERPYKCTQQDCTKAFVSKYKLQRHMATHSPEKTHKCNYCEKMFHRKDHLKNHLHTHDPNKETFTCEECGKNYNTKLGFKRHLALHAATSGDLTCKVCLQAFESTGVLLEHLKSHAGKSSGGVKEKRHQCEHCDRRFYTRKDVRRHMVVHTGRKDFLCQYCAQRFGRKDHLTRHMKKSHTQELRKVKTEPVDFLDPFTCNVSVPIKDELLPVMSLPSSELLSKPFPNTLQLNLYNAPFQSMQSSGPAHQMVTTLPLGMTCPIDMDAVRPAHHLSFKYPFSSTSYAISIPEKEQPLKGEIESYLMELQGSVPPAPQDSQASSSKLALEPQIGSLDDGAGDLSLSKSSISIGEPLNPAALDFSQLFNFIPLSGPPYNPISVGSLGVGPPPQEEAHSSAAQLPPQAQELPDPASTIGLGSLHSLSAAFTSSLSSSTTLPRFHQAFQ, from the exons ATGGCCACTGTCATTCCTGGTGATTTGTCAGAAGTAAGAGATACCCAGAAAGTCCCTTCAGGGAAACGTAAGCGTGGTGAAACCAAACCAAGAAAAAACTTTCCTTGCCAACTGTGTGACAAGGCCTTTAACAGTGTTGAGAAATTAAAAGTCCACTCCTACTCTCACACAGGAGAGAGGCCCTACAAGTGCACACAACAAGACTGCACGAAAGCCTTTGTTTCTAAGTACAAATTACAAAG GCACATGGCCACGCACTCTCCCGAGAAAACCCACAAGTGTAATTACTGTGAGAAAATGTTCCACCGGAAGGACCACCTGAAGAACCACCTGCACACACACGACCCCAACAAAGAGACGTTCACGTGCGAAGAGTGCGGCAAGAACTACAACACCAAGCTCGGGTTCAAGCGGCACCTGGCCCTGCACGCGGCCACGAGCGGCGACCTCACCTGCAAGGTGTGCCTGCAGGCGTTCGAGAGCACGGGCGTGCTGCTGGAGCACCTGAAGTCGCACGCGGGCAAGTCGTCGGGGGGCGTGAAGGAGAAGAGGCACCAGTGCGAGCACTGCGACCGCCGCTTCTACACGCGCAAGGACGTGCGCAGACACATGGTGGTGCACACGGGCCGGAAGGACTTCCTCTGCCAGTACTGCGCGCAGAGGTTCGGGCGCAAGGACCACCTGACGCGGCACATGAAGAAGAGCCACACCCAGGAGCTGCGGAAGGTCAAGACGGAGCCCGTGGACTTCCTGGACCCCTTCACCTGCAACGTCTCGGTGCCCATCAAGGACGAGCTCCTCCCGGTGATGTCCCTGCCTTCCAGCGAACTGTTGTCGAAGCCGTTCCCGAACACGCTGCAGCTGAACCTCTACAACGCTCCGTTCCAGTCCATGCAGAGCTCGGGGCCCGCCCACCAGATGGTCACGACCCTGCCTTTGGGCATGACGTGCCCGATAGACATGGACGCTGTCCGCCCCGCTCACCACCTTTCCTTCAAGTACCCGTTCAGTTCTACCTCATACGCGATTTCCATCCCCGAAAAGGAACAGCCGCTGAAGGGGGAGATCGAGAGCTACCTGATGGAACTGCAAGGCAGCGTGCCCCCCGCTCCCCAGGACTCCCAGGCATCGTCGTCGAAACTGGCGTTGGAGCCGCAGATCGGGTCGCTGGACGACGGCGCGGGGGACCTGTCCCTGTCAAAGAGCTCGATTTCCATCGGCGAGCCCCTGAACCCAGCAGCGTTGGACTTCTCTCAGCTGTTTAATTTCATACCGCTCAGCGGGCCCCCCTATAACCCCATTTCGGTGGGGAGCCTTGGGGTGGGCCCTCCCCCCCAGGAGGAGGCGCATTCTTCCGCGGCGCAGCTCCCGCCCCAAGCCCAGGAGCTTCCGGATCCTGCCAGCACCATAGGTCTGGGCTCTCTGCACTCACTGTCAGCAGCTTTCACCAGTAGTTTAAGCTCGAGCACAACGCTGCCGCGTTTCCATCAGGCTTTTCAGTAG